The sequence catggttgtaatgctttggggtgggagtttagccatagccccagggttaaatgtcctgaccaccacagccatggttgtaatgctttggggtgggagtttagccatagccccaaggttaaatgtcctgaccaccacagccatggttgtaatgctttggggtgggagtttagccatagccccagggttaaatgtcctgaccaccacagccctagccatggttgtaatggtttggggtgggagtttagccatagccccagggttaaattGCCTGACCACCTcagccctagccatggttgtaatgctttggggtgggagtttagccatagccccagggttaaatgtcctgaccaccacagccctagccatggttgtaatgctttggggtgggagtttagccatagccccagggttaaatgtcctgaccaccacagccctagccatggttgtaatgctttggggtgggagtttagccatagccccagggttaaatgtcctgaccaccacaaccatggttgtaatgctttggggtgggagtttagccatagccccaggcTTAAGACCTAGTCGATGTCTGGTGACCACGGGAAGTCTCAGCTGAAGGACAGCTGGTACCGAGCTGGTAACCTAGCAAGCATCATACacttaaaggggaagttcactATTTTGCAACTTGATGTTCGATGGTTCCTAATATACTGATCTTCCCCTTTAATAACAAACAATCGCTATTAAAGTTAATAAATTATGATTAATTCTACTTCTATTGATTAGAAGATTAATAATAGTTGTGTGATGGAACAGGACAGACTGCAATCACAGGTACACTGCCCTCTACTGGCCCTCCAATGCCACTACCACCAGCATATAGTCTGTATGCGTCTGTCCTACCTCAGTAGCGTACAGTATATCCATGATCTTGGAGAGTGTTGGGCTGGTGTTGGTCTCATTCTCCTGACAGATCAGCTCGATATCTCTCAGCTTACTGAAGTAGAAATCTCTTTCCTTCTCAAGACCATCCACTGTCAGTTTCAGGTCCaacatctatacacacacacacatatgatgaggaaaagggagaggcaggtaggtggagggagaggcaggtagGTGAGGGGAGAAGCAggtaggtggagggagaggtaggtaggtggagagaggggtaggtggagagagagagaggtaggtttCCGGTCACAacgacgtcatttccggtcacaacttgcagacttgttttcgagttgctgtgcgttttgttgccaacctattttgctacctgacaactttacggtttttactttttaattaccgtttatatttttgtttttttcccctcaactttttcactccggacgctttatgtGGACacggttcgtcaggacctccaacagccgaagctaagtagtaacattaacattatgccttctaattgcagtcgctgtactcgccttacggcgaggatagctgtgctgcaagcccagcttcagacgcaatcgttaggcaagggtaatttcagtgtaggaaaggatgaaacagcgtctgtgccaccagtaagtacagatagtagtataaatcccctggcacagtccccgcagccggacaactttctcacggtttctggaaggaaatgctgtaggaacgctcaaccggtgtcgctcattcagtatttggggagtttctcccattcttctctgcagatcctctcaaactgtcaggttggatggggaactttgctgcacagctattttcaggtctctccagagaggttcGATTGGGTTCAACTCCGGGCtatggctgggtcactcaaggatattcagagacttgtcccgaagccactcctgtgttgtctttgctgtgtgcatagggtcgttgtcctgttggaaggtgaaccgtcgccccagtctgaggacctcTGGAGtaggttgtcatcaaggatcgctctgttcatctttccctcgatcctgactagtctcccagtccctgccgctgaaaaacatccccacaacagagatagagatggttcctggtttcctccagatgtgacacttggcattcagcacagagttcaatcttggtttcatcagaccagagaatctagtttctGAGAGtcgtttaggtgccttttggaaaactccaagcgggctgtcatgtgccttttcctgaggaaAAGGCACAtttaagacaggtgtgtgcctttccaaatcatgtccaatcaatttaaattTACCTGAGGtggactccaaccaagttgtagaaacatctcaaggatcaatgggaaacaggatgcacctgagatcaatttcaagtctcatagtaaagggtctgaatatatatgtaaataaggtatttctgttttgtatttttaatacattttctaaaaaacagttttcgctttgtcattatggagtattgtgtgtagattgaggaatttttaaatgttttaaattttagaataaggatgtaacataacactttcccgaaggcactgtatatcaaacatttagaaataaaaatatatagagAATAAATTAGGTACTTCTTTGATAAGAATTCTTATTTTCATGTTtgtatttctctgtgtgtgtgtgtacctgctggTTCAGTTCTAGTATCTCAGCGTCTGACGCTCTGGTGGGCGTCGCCCTGCGGATGGGGGCGGACTGTATCTGCCTCAGGGGGGCGTGGAATGTCTTGGTCGCCGTGGGAGACGTCCTCTGGGGGCCTGGACACACAACCAATCTTAACCACTCTCACTAGCACCCAATCAACAGCTACCTACATCAGTTCTACTATAATAACCTGAAAAAAGACTTGCCAAAAGTTCAAACAAACACAGGAAAACAAAGCACCTGATTTATACCGTAGAGGGAGAAAACAAAGCACCTGATTTATACCGTAGAGGGAGAAAACAAAGCACCTGATTTATACCGTAGAGGGAGAAAACAAAGCACCTGATTTATACCGTAGAGGGAGAAAACAAAGCACCTGATTTATACCGTAGAGGGAGAAAACAAAGCACCTGATTTATACCGTAGAGGGAGAAAACAAAGCACCTGATTTATACCGTAGAGGGAGAAAACAAAGCACCTGATTTATACCGTAGAGGGAGAAAACAAAGCACCTGATTTATACCGTAGAGGGAGAAAACAAAGCACCTGATTTATACCGTAGAGGGAGAAAACAAAGCACCTGATTTATACCGTAGAGGGAGAAAACAAAGCACCTGATTTATACCGTAGAGGGAGAAAACAAAGCACCTGATTTATACCGTAGAGGGAGAAAACAAAGCACCTGATTTATACCGTAGAGGGAGAAAACAAAGCACCTGATTTATACCGTAGAGGGAGAAAACAAAGCACCTGATTTATACCGTAGAGGGAGAAAACAAAGCACCTGATTTATACCGTAGAGGGAGAAAACAAAGCACCTGATTTATACCGTAGAGGGAGAAAACAAAGTACATGAACACAGGCAGGATGGATCACTTTTACATGGGGTAGAGGAGGGTCATTTGGGTTTGTGGAAATGAGATGACCTGGTGAGGAGCGGTGAGGACATGATGTAGTAGAGGAGGTGTGTACCTGGGTTGGGTGAGGGGATGATGATGTAGCAGGGGAGGTGTGTACCTGGGTTGGGTGAGGACATGATGATGTAGCAGAGGAGGTGTGTACCTGGGTTGGGTGAGGACATGATGATGTAGCAGAGGAGGTGTGTACCTGGGTTGGGTGAGGACATGATGATGTAGCAGAGGAGGTGTGTACCTGGGTTGGGTGAGGACATGATGATAATGATGTAGTAGAGGAGGTGTGTACCTGGGTTGGGTGAGGACATGATGATGTAGCAGAGGAGGTGTGTACCTGGGTTGGGTGAGGACATGATGATGTAGCAGGGGAGGTGTGTACCTGGGTTGGGTGAGGacatgatgatgatgtagtagAGGAGGTGTGTACCTGGGTTGGGTGAGGacatgatgatgatgtagtagAGGAGGTGTGTACCTGGGTTGGGTGAGGGGATGATGATGTAGCAGGGGAGGTTGTGTACCTGGGTTGGGCGAGGACATGATGATGTAGCAGAGGAGGTGTGTACCTGGGTTGGGTGAGGACATGATGATGTAGCAGAGGAGGTGTGTACCTGGGTTGGGTGAGGACATGATGATGTAGCAGAGGAGGTGTGTACCTGGGTTGGGTgaagacgatgatgatgatgtagtagAGGAGGTGTGTACCTGGGTTGGGTGAGGacatgatgatgatgtagtagAGGAGGTGTGTACCTGGGTTGGGTGAGGACATTATGATGTAGTAGAGGAGGTGTGTACCTGGGTTGGGTGAGGACATGATGATGTAGCAGAGGAGGTGTGTACCTGGGTTGGGTGAGGACATGATGATGTAGCAGGGGAGGTGTGTACCTGGGTTGGGTGAGGACATGATGATGATGTAGCAGAGGAGGTGTGTACCTGGGTTGGGTGAGGACATGATGATGTAGCAGAGGAGGTGTGTACCTGGGTTGGGTGAGGACATGATGATGTAGCAGAGGAGGTGTGTACCTGGGTTGGGTGAGGACATGATGATGTAGCAGGGGAGGTGTGTACCTGGGTTGGGTGAGGACATGATGATGTAGCAGAGGAGGTGTGTACCTGGGTTGGGTGAGGACATGATGATGTAGCAGGGGAGGTGTGTACCTGGGTTGGGTGAGGACATGATGATGATGTAGCAGAGGAGGTGTGTACCTGGGTTGGGTGAGGACATGATGATGTAGCAGGGGAGGTGTGTACCTGGGTTGGGTGAGGACATGATGATGTAGCAGAGGAGGTATGTACCTGGGTTGGGTGAGGACATGATGATGTAGCAGAGGAGGTGTGTACCTGGGTTGGGTGAGGACATGATGATGTAGCAGAGGAGGTGTGTACCTGGGTTGGGTGAGGACATGATGATGATGTAGCAGGGGAGGTGTGTACCTGGGTTGGGTGAGGACATGATGATGTAGCAGAGGAGGTGTGTACCTGGGTTGGGTGAGGGGATGATGATGTAGCAGGGGAGGTGTGTACCTGGGTTGGGTGAGGGGATGATGATGTAGCAGAGGAGGTGTATACCTGGGTTGGGTGAGGACATGATGATGTAGCAGAGGAGGTGTGTACCTGGGTTGGGTGAGGACATGATGATGTAGCAGGGGAGGTGTATACCTGGGTTGGGTGAGGGGTTGATGATGTAGCAGAGGAGGTGTGTACCTGGGTTGGGTGAGGACATGATGATGTAGCAGAGGAGGTGTGTACCTGGGTTGGGTGAGGACATGATGATGTAGCAGAGGAGGTGTGTACCTGGGTTGGGTGAGGACATGATGATGTAGCAGGGGAGGTGTGTACCTGGGTTGGGTGAGGGGATGATGATGTAGCAGAGGAGGTGTGTACCTGGGTTGGGTGAGGACATGATGATGTAGCAGGGGAGGTGATATGATAAGAGGGTGTGCTTGTACCTGGGTTGGGTGAGGGGGCGCCCTCCTGCCCCTGGCGTGTGGCCACAGGGTCATACTCCTTCCCATCGTAGTTGGCATCAAAAAACTTCTTAAACCATTGGATGAACTCAAAGTTATCCTGAAACCTCCCCTTCACCAGCCTCTCTACTGGGAtgatctgagacagagagacagatactttAACCCTTCACCAGCCTCTACTGGGAtgatctgagacagagagacagatactttAACCCTTCACCAGCCTCTACTGGGAtgatctgagacagagagacagatactttAACCCTTCACCAGCCTCTACTGGGAtgatctgagacagagagacagatactttAACCCTTCACCAGCCTCTACTGGGATGATCTGAGACAGAGATACTTTATTAACCCTTCACCAGCCTCTACTGGGAtgatctgagacagagagatactttATTAACCCTTCACCAGCCTCTACTGGGAtgatctgagacagagagacagatactttAACCCTTCACTAGCCTCTCTACTGGGAtgatctgagacagagagatactttATTAACCCTTCACCAGCCTCTACTGGGAtgatctgagacagagagatactttAACCCTTCACCAGCCTCTCTACTGGGAtgatctgagacagagagagacagatcattTAACCCTTCACTAGCCTCTCTACTGGGAtgatctgagacagagagatactttAACCCTTCACTAGTCTCTCTACTGGGAtgatctgagacagagagacagatcatTTAACCCTTCACTAGCCTCTCTACTGGGAtggtctgagacagagagatactttATTAACCCTTCACCAGCCTCTACTGGGATGATCTGAGACAGAGATACTTTAACCCTTCACTAGCCTCTACTGGGAtgatctgagacagagagacagatactttAACCCTTCACTAGCCTCTCTACTGGGATGATCTGAGACAGACTTTAACCCTTCACTAGTCTCTCTACTGGGATGatctgagacagacagggactttAACCCTTCACTAGTCTCTCTACTGGGATgatctgagacagacagagagacagatactttAACCCTTCACTAGCCTCTACTGGGAtgatctgagacagagagatactttAACCCTTCACTAGCCTCTACTGGGAtgatctgagacagagagacagatactttAACCCTTCACTAGCCTCTCTACTGGGATGATCTGAGACAGACTTTAACCCTTCACTAGTCTCTCTACTGGGATGatctgagacagacagggactttAACCCTTCACCAGCCTCTCTACTGGGAtgatctgagacagagagagacagatcattTAACCCTTCACTAGCCTCTCTACTGGGAtgatctgagacagagagacagatcatTTAACCCTTCACTAGCCTCTCTACTGGGAtgatctgagacagagagatactttAACCCTTCACTAGTCTCTCTACTGGGAtgatctgagacagagagacagatcatTTAACCCTTCACTAGCCTCTCTACTGGGAtggtctgagacagagagatactttATTAACCCTTCACCAGCCTCTACTGGGATGATCTGAGACAGAGATACTTTAACCCTTCACTAGCCTCTACTGGGAtgatctgagacagagagacagatactttAACCCTTCACTAGCCTCTCTACTGGGATGATCTGAGACAGACTTTAACCCTTCACTAGTCTCTCTACTGGGATGatctgagacagacagggactttAACCCTTCACTAGTCTCTCTACTGGGATgatctgagacagacagagagacagatactttAACCCTTCACTAGCCTCTACTGGGAtgatctgagacagagagacagatactttAACCCTTCACTAGCCTCTCTACTGGGATGATCTGAGACAGACTTTAACCCTTCACTAGTCTCTCTACTGGGATGatctgagacagacagggactttAACCCTTCACCAACCTCTCTACCGGGATGATCTGAGACAGACTATAACCCTTCACCAGTCTCtctactgggagagaggggtgggagatctTGGATTCAAACAAAAACGAAGTAAAACAAGTATATGTGTATATCTACATGTGTATACCCATCTTGATCTTGTGAgcttagtgcattcggaaagtattcagaccctttgactttttccacattgtgttacgttacagcctcaatcccccccccccccctcaatctacacacaataccccataatgacatcccaataccccataatgacatcccaataccccataatgacatcacaataccccataatgacatcacaataccccataatgacatcacaataccccataatgacatcacaataccccataatgacatcacaataccccataatgacatcacaataccccataatgacaaagcaaaaacgttatttatattttttactcacaaaacaaacaaaaaatatatacgctttactcagtacttcgttgaagcacctttggcagcgattacagcctcaagtcttgggtatgacgctacaagcttggtacacctgtatttggggagtttctcccattcttctctgcagatcctttcaatcTGTCaggctgcacagatattttcaggtctctccagagatgttcgatcaagttcaagtccggacattcagagacttgtcccgaagccactcctgtgttgttttggctgtgtgcttagggtcgttgtcctgttggaaggtaaaccttcacctccagtctgagatcctgagcactcaggagcaggttttcattaaggatctctgtactatgctctcccagtccctgcagctgaacaacatccccacagcatgatgctgccaccaccatgcttcactagtctcccagtccctgaacaacatccccacagcatgatgctgccaccaccatgcttcactagtctcccagtccctgaacaACATccatacagcatgatgctgccaccaccatgcttcactagtctcccagtccctgccgctgaacaacatccccacagcatgatgctgccaccaccatgcttcactagtctcccagtccctgaacaacatccccacagcatgatactgccaccaccatgcttcactagtctcccagtccccgaaCCTCATCCatacagcataatgctgccaccaccatgcttcactagtctcccagtccctgaacaACATCCatactgcatgatgctgccaccaccatgcttcactagtctcccagtccctgccgctgaacaacatccccacagcatgatgctgccaccaccatgcttcactagtctcccagtccctgaacaACATccatacagcatgatgctgcttcaccgtagggatggtgccaggtttcctccagacatgacgcttggcattcaggccaaagagttcaccACCAGTCGtttaggtgcctttaggcaaactccaagcgggctgtcatgtgccttttcctgaggagtggattccgtctggccactctaccttaaaggcctgattggtggagtgctgcagagatgggagaaccttacagaaggacaaccatctccacagaggtactTTAGGACTCTGTCAGtgtccatcgggttcttggtcagggaggttcccaagcccttctccccgattgctcagtgtggccgggcggccagctctatgaagagtcttggtggttccaaacttcttccatttaagaatgatggaggccactgtgttcttggggaccttcaacgctgcagaaatgtttcagtaccattccccagatctgtgcctcttcaacgctgcagaaatgtttcagtaccattccccagatctgtgcctcaacacaatcctgtctcggagctctacggacaattccttcgacctccaggcttggtttttgctctgacatgcactgtcaactgtgggacctaatattgacaggtgtgtgcctttccaaatcatgtccaatcaattgattgtagaaacatctcaaggatgatcaatggaaacaggatgcacctgagctcaatttcgagtctcataggaaagggtctgaatacttacataaataaggtatttttacatttctaaaaacgtgtttttgctttgtcattctggggtattgtgtgtagattgaggagaaaaatatttgatccattttagaaaaaggttgtaacgtaacaaaatgtggaaaatggaaATGGGTCTGAAAACATTCCAAACTGTACATTGTGTTTTGGCTACACGGATACAGTCTGGCCACGATTCAAACTGTTtaattccctccctctccctccaccatatGGCCGCACCAATCAGCATCCTCTGATAATCTGTGGGGGTAGTTGAGTTGATGACGACAACGAGAAGCGCCTATACTTGGCGCTGAAGTTGAAAATCATAACAACAATGGctgctggacttcctgacgggccgcccaccagtggtaagggtaggtaacaacaaatccgcccgccacgctgatcctcaacacggggaacCTCAggggtgctcagtcccctcctgtacaccctgttcactcatgactgcaaggccaggcacgactccaacatcatcattaagtttgccgatgacacgacagtggtaggcctgatcaacgacaaggcaacctatagggaggaggtcagagacctggccatgtggtgccagaacaagaaccactccctcaacgtgatcaagacaaacgagatgattgtggactacagattTTCCTTTACATACAAACATAGTGTATTCCAGCTCAAATGAATAGGGACTGAAGAGGAGTTGAGACAAtcagagatgattgtggactacaggaaaaagaggacagagcatgcccccattctcatcgacggggctgcaacggagcaggttgagagcttcaagttccttggtgtccacatcaccaacaaactaacatagtccaagcacaccaagacagtcgtgaagagggcacgacaaaacctattccccctcaggagactgaaaagatttggcatgggttttCAGATCCTcacaaggttctacagctgcaccatcgagagcatcctgacgggttgcatcactgcctggtacggcaactgcttggTCTCCgtctgcaaggcactacagagggtagcgcgtacgacccagtacatcactggggccaagcttcctgccatccaggacctctataccaggcagtgtcagagtaaggccctaaaaatggtcagtctccagccaccccagtcatagactgttctctctactaccgcacggcaagcagtgcCGGAGTACCAAGActaggttcaagaggcttcttaacagcttgttaccccccaagccataagactcctgaacacctaaacaaatggctacccagactattttctaCCCAGACTATGTAATGAAGTTCTAACGTCCAGTTCTGATATAACTGCTGCCAACCTCAAGAGCAGCCATTGTTGTTATGATTTGACTTCAGGGCCTAGTACAAGCGCTTCTCGTTATCGTTTATCAACTAAACCAGCCCACAGACTATC is a genomic window of Oncorhynchus kisutch isolate 150728-3 linkage group LG21, Okis_V2, whole genome shotgun sequence containing:
- the mapre3b gene encoding microtubule-associated protein RP/EB family member 3b isoform X3, with protein sequence MLMPTSNIIVPRASHWNMVQWLMAVNVFSISSALENLSRHEMLSWVNDSLQLTYTKIEQLCSGAAYCQFMDMLFPGCVLLKKVKFSAMLEHEFIKNFKVLQASFKRMGVDKIIPVERLVKGRFQDNFEFIQWFKKFFDANYDGKEYDPVATRQGQEGAPSPNPGPQRTSPTATKTFHAPLRQIQSAPIRRATPTRASDAEILELNQQMLDLKLTVDGLEKERDFYFSKLRDIELICQENETNTSPTLSKIMDILYATEGEVDLLSQLT
- the mapre3b gene encoding microtubule-associated protein RP/EB family member 3b isoform X4 is translated as MAVNVFSISSALENLSRHEMLSWVNDSLQLTYTKIEQLCSGAAYCQFMDMLFPGCVLLKKVKFSAMLEHEFIKNFKVLQASFKRMGVDKIIPVERLVKGRFQDNFEFIQWFKKFFDANYDGKEYDPVATRQGQEGAPSPNPGPQRTSPTATKTFHAPLRQIQSAPIRRATPTRASDAEILELNQQMLDLKLTVDGLEKERDFYFSKLRDIELICQENETNTSPTLSKIMDILYATEGEVDLLSQLT
- the mapre3b gene encoding microtubule-associated protein RP/EB family member 3b isoform X5, which gives rise to MKRNGIDKIIPVERLVKGRFQDNFEFIQWFKKFFDANYDGKEYDPVATRQGQEGAPSPNPGPQRTSPTATKTFHAPLRQIQSAPIRRATPTRASDAEILELNQQMLDLKLTVDGLEKERDFYFSKLRDIELICQENETNTSPTLSKIMDILYATEEALYRFVAAADEAAPRGTFLRSLPGSALQDPTSILLLSASSLFLLPPPRSPPTPQTCQANAVH